The Bacillus sp. Y1 genome has a window encoding:
- a CDS encoding TRAP transporter small permease: MEQEVRKEVSLRASALDEVSFLEKVIHSFEKVVSTLNNVLHKVSSIILFLLMFLTTADVFGRYFFNKPITGTYELTGLALAMIIFFSLGSAQLKKDHIEIDFLTNMMPAKVQHALYALTSLILFILMSLTSWQLFEYTKRIYFGNELSGDLGLPLYLFVTFATVGAVCFTLTYLVDSLKSFLRVVKK, from the coding sequence ATGGAACAAGAAGTAAGAAAGGAAGTTTCGTTGAGAGCTTCGGCTCTTGACGAAGTTTCCTTTTTAGAAAAAGTTATTCATTCATTCGAGAAAGTCGTTTCTACTTTAAATAATGTTCTTCATAAAGTGTCAAGTATCATTTTGTTTCTATTAATGTTTCTTACGACGGCAGATGTGTTTGGTCGATATTTTTTTAATAAGCCTATTACGGGAACGTACGAACTAACAGGATTGGCACTAGCCATGATCATCTTTTTTAGTCTTGGTTCGGCACAACTGAAAAAAGATCATATTGAAATTGACTTTTTAACGAATATGATGCCCGCAAAGGTTCAACACGCACTTTATGCCCTTACTTCCCTCATATTATTTATCCTTATGTCCTTAACCTCTTGGCAATTATTCGAATATACAAAGAGGATTTATTTCGGAAATGAATTAAGTGGAGATCTTGGTTTACCACTTTATCTGTTCGTTACTTTTGCCACAGTCGGTGCGGTTTGTTTTACATTAACGTATCTTGTTGATTCGTTAAAATCCTTCCTAAGGGTGGTGAAAAAATGA
- a CDS encoding TRAP transporter large permease: protein MSPEMIGVLGIVLLLVLILLRVSVGLSLFLVGFLGVSWLSDWQVGLSQLGSSAFGTSNNYGLSVIPLFILMGMFMSNTGLGKDLFNAVDKWIGHFRGGLAIATVGAASIFAAISGSSNATTATLAKITIPEMKEYNYRTTFSTAAVAAGGTLGILIPPSVILILYGALTSEPIGPLLIGGLVPGIIMTLLFMLMINIQVRLDPSIAPTKMEKATIEEKFSSLKSVWPFLLIFAISIGGIYFGVFTPSEAGGIGAIGAFFLTLLTKRLSFKGLISSLDESIRLTVMLFLILIGASLFGKFLALSQIPMYLTTTVGSLDVSPYLIMAMILVVYFILGMFLEGIAIMVLTLPIVYPLITQLGFDGLWFGIIIVMVLNIGVLTPPLGLSVYIISGVVKDVPIQQIFKGVIPAILTMIAFTIVLVIFPEIVTFLPGLIE from the coding sequence ATGAGTCCAGAAATGATAGGAGTACTAGGAATTGTGCTACTCTTGGTTCTCATCTTATTAAGGGTTTCTGTAGGTCTTTCATTATTTTTAGTAGGGTTTTTAGGGGTATCGTGGCTTTCTGACTGGCAGGTAGGATTGTCACAGCTTGGGTCCTCTGCTTTTGGTACTTCTAATAACTATGGGTTAAGTGTTATTCCACTGTTTATATTAATGGGAATGTTTATGTCTAACACGGGATTAGGAAAGGATCTGTTTAATGCAGTTGACAAGTGGATTGGCCATTTTCGTGGTGGTCTTGCGATTGCAACAGTCGGTGCCGCCTCCATTTTTGCTGCCATATCTGGCTCTTCCAATGCAACTACGGCTACTTTGGCGAAGATTACGATTCCTGAAATGAAAGAGTACAATTACCGGACGACCTTTTCTACGGCAGCAGTTGCAGCCGGTGGAACTTTGGGGATATTAATTCCTCCTAGTGTTATTTTAATTTTATATGGAGCATTAACGTCTGAACCAATCGGTCCTCTATTAATTGGGGGATTAGTACCGGGAATCATCATGACCCTTCTTTTTATGCTGATGATCAACATTCAAGTCCGCTTAGACCCTTCTATTGCCCCAACTAAAATGGAGAAGGCGACCATCGAGGAGAAATTCTCCTCTTTAAAAAGTGTTTGGCCTTTTCTTTTGATATTTGCGATTAGTATCGGGGGAATTTACTTTGGGGTTTTCACTCCAAGTGAGGCTGGTGGAATTGGAGCCATTGGTGCCTTTTTCCTCACTCTATTAACAAAACGATTGAGTTTTAAAGGGCTCATTTCATCCTTAGATGAATCGATCCGATTGACGGTTATGCTGTTTTTAATTCTGATCGGAGCATCGTTATTCGGTAAGTTCTTAGCGTTAAGCCAAATACCGATGTATTTAACAACAACTGTCGGATCACTAGACGTTTCTCCTTATCTTATCATGGCTATGATTCTTGTAGTCTACTTTATTTTAGGAATGTTTTTAGAGGGAATTGCCATAATGGTACTCACTCTGCCCATTGTTTATCCTTTGATTACTCAATTAGGATTTGATGGATTATGGTTCGGGATTATCATAGTGATGGTACTCAATATTGGGGTTCTTACACCGCCTCTCGGATTAAGTGTTTATATTATTAGTGGCGTCGTAAAAGATGTTCCCATTCAGCAAATTTTTAAAGGTGTGATACCTGCTATTCTTACCATGATTGCTTTTACGATTGTTTTAGTTATTTTTCCTGAAATTGTAACATTCCTACCAGGTTTGATTGAATAG
- a CDS encoding aromatic ring-hydroxylating oxygenase subunit alpha, with protein MIKKTLDEKAFHLLKEKMDEGLLPQWVLTDPDIFELEIEKIYGHSWQFLGHETEIKDPGSYVTRWMVNDPVLLVRTREGEIKAFLNSCTHRGTQLCTADRGNKKTFTCPYHGWSYNLNGELVGIVAGNKVYGEEMDKSEWGLRPIPQVEMYQGMIFGNLDINAEPLEDYLGEMKWYLDILLGRSGGMEVRGLPQRWVAKANWKATAENFAADPYHVQTTHRSTVEMGISPEDPLYAGYGHQVVMKNAHGINVITSKTGKARVPFQGMPESMWPLFEKHLTPEQLDVQSKVTVFVGGVYPNLSFVSPIHGTEGHLHNYLNFRMWRPLGPDKVEVWCWFLIDEAAPEEYKEAAYRGYLGSFGPSGTLEQDDTETWARIVEVSKGLMMRDKSLNYNSVSNYLMGYSHVEPDENFPGPGTAYPTTYIDALSRRMHEQWLEMISKGLFKEEVNQ; from the coding sequence ATGATCAAAAAAACACTAGATGAAAAAGCATTTCACTTATTAAAAGAAAAAATGGATGAAGGCTTACTTCCACAATGGGTGTTAACGGATCCAGATATATTTGAGCTTGAAATTGAAAAGATTTATGGACATTCATGGCAGTTTCTTGGCCACGAAACGGAAATCAAAGATCCTGGAAGTTATGTGACACGCTGGATGGTTAATGATCCGGTTCTATTAGTTAGAACTCGTGAAGGTGAAATTAAAGCTTTTTTAAATTCATGTACCCATCGTGGAACACAGTTATGTACAGCTGATCGAGGGAATAAAAAAACCTTTACTTGTCCTTATCATGGATGGAGCTATAATTTGAACGGCGAATTAGTGGGGATTGTGGCCGGAAACAAAGTGTATGGGGAAGAAATGGATAAATCAGAGTGGGGGTTAAGACCGATCCCTCAAGTTGAAATGTATCAAGGAATGATCTTTGGAAATCTTGATATAAATGCGGAACCTCTAGAGGATTATCTAGGGGAGATGAAGTGGTACTTAGATATTCTTCTTGGCAGAAGTGGCGGGATGGAAGTGCGAGGTCTCCCACAGCGCTGGGTAGCGAAAGCAAATTGGAAGGCGACTGCTGAAAACTTTGCTGCTGATCCGTATCATGTGCAAACGACTCACCGCTCCACGGTTGAAATGGGAATTAGTCCGGAAGACCCTCTATATGCTGGCTATGGACATCAAGTGGTGATGAAAAATGCACATGGTATTAATGTGATAACTTCAAAGACAGGAAAAGCAAGAGTACCTTTCCAAGGAATGCCCGAGTCTATGTGGCCATTGTTTGAGAAGCATTTAACCCCTGAACAGTTAGATGTTCAATCGAAAGTCACTGTTTTCGTGGGGGGAGTTTATCCAAATCTATCATTTGTAAGTCCCATTCATGGAACGGAAGGTCACTTACATAACTACTTGAACTTTCGAATGTGGAGACCGCTTGGACCAGATAAAGTAGAGGTTTGGTGCTGGTTTTTAATTGATGAGGCAGCACCTGAGGAATATAAAGAAGCCGCCTATCGAGGATATCTAGGTTCATTCGGTCCAAGTGGAACATTAGAACAAGATGATACGGAAACATGGGCCCGAATTGTTGAAGTAAGTAAAGGCTTAATGATGAGAGATAAAAGTTTGAATTACAATAGTGTGAGCAATTATTTAATGGGGTACTCGCACGTGGAACCGGACGAGAATTTCCCTGGACCGGGGACTGCTTATCCAACGACTTATATAGACGCTTTATCAAGACGGATGCACGAACAATGGCTCGAAATGATCTCCAAGGGACTCTTTAAAGAGGAGGTTAATCAATGA
- a CDS encoding 3-phenylpropionate/cinnamic acid dioxygenase subunit beta: MNLDIERKVTPELHLEITTLLNREAYFLDNRKYKEWLELLTDDLVYRMPLRETVEGVGVDDISKDMAFFEETKVSLTTRVNRLYTKSAWVENPATRQRHFITNVTVEGTEKEDQYKVRSYFLFMRSRASTTDIEQMFGERNDIVRKVNGVWKISSRTIFPDQSVITTMNMSMFL, encoded by the coding sequence ATGAATCTAGATATTGAGAGAAAGGTGACACCCGAGCTCCATCTTGAGATCACAACATTACTAAATAGAGAAGCGTATTTCCTCGACAATCGTAAATACAAGGAATGGTTGGAATTACTTACGGATGACCTCGTATATAGAATGCCATTGAGGGAAACGGTTGAAGGTGTAGGGGTGGATGATATTTCTAAAGATATGGCTTTCTTTGAAGAAACGAAGGTCTCTCTAACTACTAGAGTAAACCGCTTGTATACGAAATCTGCTTGGGTAGAAAACCCGGCAACTAGGCAGCGACATTTTATTACAAATGTAACCGTAGAGGGAACGGAAAAGGAAGACCAGTACAAAGTAAGGAGCTATTTCTTATTTATGAGAAGCAGAGCCTCTACGACTGATATTGAGCAAATGTTTGGGGAGCGAAATGATATTGTTCGAAAAGTAAATGGTGTGTGGAAAATCTCCTCACGTACGATTTTCCCAGACCAATCGGTAATCACTACAATGAATATGAGTATGTTTCTTTAG
- a CDS encoding aldehyde dehydrogenase, giving the protein MQVETKVKAINCLHFINGQFVESQNHKTFENINPATEEVLGTVAEGGKEEVDFAVRAARRALNGPWKKMTLVERSKILRRIGDLILERQEELAMLESLDTGKPFSLANKIDVPRAAYNFHFFADYITSVGTDAYQQDDQAIHYAYRRPVGVVGIIKPWNLPLLLLTWKLAPCLGMGNTAVIKPAEWTPMTATVLMEICKEAGVPDGVVNLVHGFGPNSAGGAISEHPDIDAISFIGEPSTGASIMKAAADSLKKLSYELGGKNPNIIFADSDIDEVIETTIKSSFINQGEVCLCGSRIYVERPIYNEFINKFAEKVRELQVGDPLAEATNVGALVSKEHYERVNSYIEIARNDGANILTGGKRPEGMEKGYFLEPTIITGLDRNSRCVREEIFGPVVTVMPFDMEEEVIMQANDTHYGLSATIWTNDLRRAHRVAHQIEAGIIWVNTWFLRDLRTPFGGMKNSGIGRTGGMHSLDFYSELSNITIKL; this is encoded by the coding sequence ATGCAGGTAGAAACGAAAGTGAAAGCGATCAATTGCTTACATTTTATTAACGGACAATTTGTTGAATCTCAGAACCATAAAACCTTTGAAAATATCAATCCAGCAACAGAAGAAGTATTAGGCACAGTGGCAGAAGGAGGAAAAGAGGAGGTGGATTTTGCCGTTCGTGCAGCAAGAAGAGCATTAAATGGACCATGGAAGAAGATGACCTTGGTTGAGCGCTCCAAAATCCTTCGCCGCATTGGTGATTTGATTCTAGAAAGGCAAGAAGAATTGGCGATGCTTGAATCATTGGACACGGGGAAGCCATTTTCCTTAGCAAACAAAATCGATGTTCCGCGTGCAGCGTATAATTTTCACTTCTTCGCCGATTATATTACTTCTGTTGGAACGGATGCGTATCAACAGGATGATCAAGCGATTCACTATGCTTACCGTCGACCAGTAGGGGTTGTTGGAATTATTAAGCCATGGAATCTCCCATTATTACTTCTCACCTGGAAGCTGGCTCCTTGCCTTGGCATGGGGAACACGGCGGTTATTAAACCGGCAGAATGGACTCCGATGACAGCAACGGTACTAATGGAGATTTGTAAAGAGGCAGGCGTTCCAGATGGAGTCGTGAATCTAGTCCACGGTTTTGGTCCAAATTCTGCTGGTGGAGCAATCTCCGAACACCCAGATATTGATGCTATTTCTTTCATTGGAGAACCAAGCACTGGGGCTAGCATTATGAAAGCTGCAGCTGACTCTTTGAAAAAGCTGTCGTATGAGTTAGGCGGGAAAAATCCAAATATCATTTTTGCTGATTCTGATATCGATGAAGTGATTGAGACAACGATTAAATCTAGCTTCATTAATCAAGGGGAAGTTTGCCTTTGTGGCTCTCGCATTTACGTAGAACGACCAATTTACAATGAATTTATTAATAAATTCGCTGAAAAAGTAAGAGAATTACAAGTGGGTGATCCTCTTGCTGAAGCGACAAATGTAGGTGCGTTGGTTAGTAAGGAACACTACGAGAGAGTAAATAGCTATATCGAGATTGCTCGGAATGATGGAGCGAATATTCTTACAGGTGGTAAGAGACCAGAAGGAATGGAAAAAGGGTATTTCCTAGAGCCAACAATAATCACTGGTCTTGATCGTAATTCTCGTTGTGTTCGTGAAGAAATATTTGGACCCGTTGTAACGGTTATGCCATTTGATATGGAAGAAGAAGTGATCATGCAAGCAAATGATACACATTACGGGTTAAGTGCAACCATCTGGACAAATGATCTACGTCGTGCACATCGAGTTGCTCATCAAATTGAAGCGGGGATTATTTGGGTAAACACATGGTTCCTAAGAGATTTAAGAACTCCATTTGGCGGAATGAAAAATAGTGGAATTGGTAGAACTGGAGGAATGCATAGTCTTGATTTCTACTCTGAATTGTCCAATATTACGATCAAGCTGTAG
- a CDS encoding 2-keto-4-pentenoate hydratase — MSIVTNKIKEYAALLADAENTGVGTNPLTILDPSLSVTEAYHIQLENIQMKVEQGQKIIGKKIGLTSLAMQKLLGVDEPDYGHLLDSMEVTNGGSISIEKVLQPKVEAELAFVLKKDLIGPNITTLDVLQATDYIVPALEIVDSRVKDWKIKLPDTIADNASSGFYVLGERKAKVDEINLELLGMVLSKNNEIVNTGVGAAALGNPATCVAWLANKLSEFGIPLKAGEIILSGALSAAADAQAGDTFSARFAHLGEVKVHF; from the coding sequence ATGTCTATTGTAACAAATAAAATAAAAGAATATGCTGCCCTTTTAGCGGATGCTGAAAATACGGGAGTAGGAACCAATCCCCTTACGATATTAGATCCAAGTCTATCTGTAACGGAAGCTTATCATATACAACTAGAAAATATTCAAATGAAAGTGGAACAAGGACAAAAAATTATTGGGAAGAAAATCGGACTCACCTCTCTTGCTATGCAAAAGCTTCTCGGGGTGGATGAACCTGACTATGGTCATTTGCTAGACAGTATGGAAGTAACAAATGGGGGTTCGATTTCAATCGAGAAAGTTTTGCAACCAAAGGTAGAAGCCGAACTAGCTTTTGTTCTAAAAAAGGACTTAATAGGCCCAAATATTACGACACTCGATGTCTTACAAGCAACGGATTATATTGTCCCTGCACTCGAAATTGTAGATAGTAGAGTGAAAGATTGGAAGATTAAGCTTCCTGATACGATTGCAGATAACGCCTCTTCCGGTTTTTACGTACTTGGAGAAAGAAAAGCGAAGGTAGACGAAATTAATCTCGAATTGCTTGGCATGGTGCTTTCGAAAAACAATGAAATTGTGAATACCGGAGTGGGAGCTGCTGCTCTTGGAAACCCAGCTACATGTGTTGCTTGGCTAGCAAACAAATTATCTGAATTTGGTATTCCTCTGAAAGCAGGAGAAATCATTTTATCGGGCGCCCTATCGGCAGCTGCAGATGCACAAGCTGGAGATACATTCTCTGCTAGATTTGCTCATCTTGGGGAAGTAAAAGTTCATTTTTAA
- a CDS encoding acetaldehyde dehydrogenase (acetylating) codes for MGKVKVAILGSGNIGTDLMMKLGRSEVLELTTVIGIDPDSDGLRKARELGYETIDSGINGFLERPELADIVFDATSAKAHIRHAKLLREAGKQVLDLTPAAVGPLVVPPVNIKEHVDADNINLITCGGQATIPMVHAIHSVQPVEYAEIVATISSKSAGPGTRANIDEFTETTARGIEKIGGARVGKAIIILNPAEPPIMMRDTIHVLVKGGQVDEEGITRSIKEMEKQVQEYVPGYKLRQEPIFNGNHVTVFIEVEGAGDYLPKYSGNLDIMTAAAVKVAEEWAKRKISQAIV; via the coding sequence ATGGGGAAAGTGAAGGTGGCGATTCTTGGATCAGGAAATATCGGTACAGATCTTATGATGAAGCTTGGACGGTCAGAAGTTCTAGAGTTAACGACGGTAATTGGAATTGATCCTGATTCTGACGGGTTAAGAAAAGCGAGAGAGCTTGGGTATGAAACGATTGATAGTGGTATAAATGGTTTCTTAGAACGCCCAGAACTGGCTGATATCGTATTTGATGCAACGTCAGCGAAAGCACATATACGGCATGCAAAGCTTTTGCGAGAGGCAGGCAAACAGGTTCTTGATTTAACCCCAGCAGCAGTTGGGCCTCTTGTTGTCCCGCCCGTAAATATTAAAGAACATGTGGACGCAGATAATATTAATCTGATTACGTGTGGGGGCCAGGCGACGATTCCAATGGTTCATGCGATACACTCTGTCCAACCAGTGGAATATGCGGAAATTGTTGCAACCATATCTAGTAAAAGTGCGGGTCCGGGAACAAGGGCAAATATTGATGAATTTACAGAAACGACAGCCCGTGGAATTGAAAAAATTGGTGGTGCAAGAGTTGGGAAAGCGATCATTATCCTGAATCCAGCCGAGCCTCCGATCATGATGAGAGACACCATCCATGTTTTAGTAAAAGGCGGTCAGGTGGATGAAGAGGGAATTACTCGTTCCATCAAAGAAATGGAAAAACAAGTGCAAGAATATGTACCTGGATATAAATTAAGACAGGAACCTATCTTTAACGGAAACCATGTGACTGTATTTATTGAGGTAGAAGGTGCAGGTGACTATTTGCCGAAGTATTCTGGAAATCTGGATATTATGACGGCAGCTGCTGTAAAAGTGGCGGAAGAATGGGCAAAACGTAAAATATCACAAGCCATTGTATAA